The Gallus gallus isolate bGalGal1 chromosome 3, bGalGal1.mat.broiler.GRCg7b, whole genome shotgun sequence genome window below encodes:
- the BIRC5 gene encoding baculoviral IAP repeat-containing protein 5 isoform 3 (isoform 3 is encoded by transcript variant 3), whose amino-acid sequence MAAYAEMLPKEWLVYLVSTRAATFRNWPFTEGCACTPERGGTQKALRGLRFCRSSERSL is encoded by the exons ATGGCGGCCTATGCTGAAATGCTGCCCAAGGAATGGCTGGTCTACCTCGTCTCCACCCGCGCCGCCACCTTCCGCAACTGGCCCTTCACCGAGGGCTGCGCCTGCACGCCCGAGCGG GGAGGAACACAAAAAGCACTCCGCGGGCTGCGCTTTTGCCGCTCTTCAGAAAGATCCCTCTAA
- the BIRC5 gene encoding baculoviral IAP repeat-containing protein 5 isoform 1 (isoform 1 is encoded by transcript variant 1) has product MAAYAEMLPKEWLVYLVSTRAATFRNWPFTEGCACTPERMAAAGFVHCPSENSPDVVQCFFCLKELEGWEPDDDPLEEHKKHSAGCAFAALQKDPSNLTVQEFLKLDKKRTKNVIKKAISQKETDIEDVAKGVRHAIENMGP; this is encoded by the exons ATGGCGGCCTATGCTGAAATGCTGCCCAAGGAATGGCTGGTCTACCTCGTCTCCACCCGCGCCGCCACCTTCCGCAACTGGCCCTTCACCGAGGGCTGCGCCTGCACGCCCGAGCGG ATGGCGGCGGCGGGCTTCGTGCACTGCCCCAGCGAGAACAGCCCCGACGTGGTGCAGTGCTTCTTCTGCCTCAAGGagctggagggctgggagcCCGACGACGACCCGCT GGAGGAACACAAAAAGCACTCCGCGGGCTGCGCTTTTGCCGCTCTTCAGAAAGATCCCTCTAACCTGACGGTGCAGGAATTCTTGAAGCTGGATAAAAAGCGGACCAAAAACGTAATT aaaaaagcaatttctcaGAAGGAAACTGATATCGAAGATGTAGCCAAGGGCGTGCGGCACGCGATAGAGAACATGGGCCCTTAG
- the BIRC5 gene encoding baculoviral IAP repeat-containing protein 5 isoform 2 (isoform 2 is encoded by transcript variant 2), translating into MAAYAEMLPKEWLVYLVSTRAATFRNWPFTEGCACTPERMAAAGFVHCPSENSPDVVQCFFCLKELEGWEPDDDPLEEHKKHSAGCAFAALQKDPSNLTVQEFLKLDKKRTKNVIVRTPRQRGGAPCPALLPALA; encoded by the exons ATGGCGGCCTATGCTGAAATGCTGCCCAAGGAATGGCTGGTCTACCTCGTCTCCACCCGCGCCGCCACCTTCCGCAACTGGCCCTTCACCGAGGGCTGCGCCTGCACGCCCGAGCGG ATGGCGGCGGCGGGCTTCGTGCACTGCCCCAGCGAGAACAGCCCCGACGTGGTGCAGTGCTTCTTCTGCCTCAAGGagctggagggctgggagcCCGACGACGACCCGCT GGAGGAACACAAAAAGCACTCCGCGGGCTGCGCTTTTGCCGCTCTTCAGAAAGATCCCTCTAACCTGACGGTGCAGGAATTCTTGAAGCTGGATAAAAAGCGGACCAAAAACGTAATTGTACGTACTCCTCGGCAGCGTGGTGGtgccccctgccctgccctgcttccAGCCCTCGCCTGA